In Cydia splendana chromosome 3, ilCydSple1.2, whole genome shotgun sequence, one DNA window encodes the following:
- the LOC134806720 gene encoding uncharacterized protein LOC134806720 — protein sequence MSPRKNRRRQDDDELAANTWHGAGSGMLHLTEGLVPKFTGQDKTYPAARWVQDVEDSTELCGWTPLQQLLMARRSLAGTALLWFRAERIFKTWDEFKAAVLKEFPDTIDIKTIHELMSSRYKKPSESCLEYMFTMKELGKRGKMPDYVAIKYIVEGIRDQEVNKIMLYGVSTYSDLKEKIKIYEQLKENMSGSSNKEKEAKSKYVDHEKSNRRQAFTRCFSCGEMSHSSTECPHKDKGLKCFRCNSFGHISSQCKTPQATNSNSRGKDDGNAAANSSEVGNTKKLHSSNAGGAASGGKRSFMCHANVTNFTSDGDNDVSCADAENTTTTNDYQCLTTVMTTTRPKTINNKPLKQISVCGKDEIALIDSGSDINILTIECYSELSAPELVECDPDDNITGLGGGVKCYGQVKLKLLIDGFWYNDMKFFVIDKDNLPVHLFRMIIGQELLKHCTTVLEDGFVLILPRIRWVYTIRVDDPSVIGNEVSPAIREKVNNMVQSYVPSKTKEAPIKLKIVLKDDIPVAQRPRRLAPREQIEVDQQIAKWVEDGIVQVSYSDYASPLVLVKKKDGSTRVCVDYRWLNQKIVKDEYPLPVIEDHIDRLANAKVFSTLDLKNGYFHLPVDEESVKYTSFVTMTGQFEFLRAPFGLSICPKVFTRFITAIFRDLIARGIILIFIDDIIIPAENEDDAVSRLAEVLEVAAEYGLEINWKKSQLVQRQVEYLGHVIKDGQD from the exons ATGTCACCACGTAAAAACCGGCGGAGGCAAGACGACGACGAGCTCGCGGCAAATACGTGGCATGGCGCCGGCAGCGGTATGTTGCATCTCACCGAAGGCCTCGTACCGAAGTTTACCGGTCAGGACAAGACCTACCCAGCGGCTAGGTGGGTCCAGGACGTTGAAGACAGTACGGAGCTCTGCGGATGGACCCCATTACAGCAGTTGCTGATGGCAAGACGTTCGCTGGCGGGAACGGCTTTACTATGGTTCCGGGCGGAGCGAATATTCAAGACTTGGGATGAATTTAAAGCTGCAGTTCTAAAAGAGTTTCCTGATACGATTGATATTAAGACGATACACGAGTTGATGAGCTCCAGGTACAAGAAACCGAGTGAGTCCTGCCTAGAATACATGTTTACAATGAAAGAATTGGGAAAACGCGGCAAGATGCCCGACTACGTAGCGATAAAGTACATCGTGGAGGGAATAAGAGACCAAGAAGTTAATAAAATCATGTTGTACGGCGTGAGTACCTATAGTGACTTAAAAGAGAAGATTAAAATATACGAGCAACTAAAAGAAAATATGTCTGGTTCGAGCAATAAAGAAAAAGAAGCTAAGTCGAAGTACGTAGATCACGAGAAGTCAAACAGGCGGCAGGCGTTTACAAGATGTTTTAGCTGTGGAGAAATGAGCCATTCATCGACCGAGTGTCCACATAAAGACAAGGGTTTAAAATGCTTCAGGTGCAATTCTTTTGGGCATATTTCATCACAGTGTAAAACGCCACAAGCCACAAATTCAAATTCACGCGGCAAGGACGACGGAAACGCAGCGGCGAACAGCAGTGAAGTTGGCAACACGAAAAAACTTCACTCGAGTAACGCCGGTGGCGCCGCCAGCGGCGGGAAAAGGAGTTTCATGTGTCACGCGAATGTCACGAACTTCACTTCGGACGGCGACAATGACGTTAGCTGCGCCGACGCTGAAAATACTACAACGACGAACGATTATCAGTGTTTAACAACTGTTATGACGACTACGAGACCGAAAACGATTAATAACAAACCGTTGAAACAAATCTCCGTGTGCGGAAAGGACGAAATCGCGTTAATTGATTCCGGTAGCGACATAAACATTCTGACGATCGAGTGCTACAGTGAATTAAGTGCGCCGGAGCTTGTTGAATGCGATCCCGATGATAATATCACTGGACTTGGCGGTGGTGTAAAATGTTATGGACAAGTTAAGTTAAAGTTGTTAATTGACGGATTTTGGTATAACGACATGAAGTTTTTTGTTATTGATAAAGATAACCTACCAGTTCATTTGTTTAGAATGATTATCGGGCAAGAATTACTGAAACATTGTACGACTGTGTTGGAAGACGGGTTTGTTTTGATTTTACCGCGTATTCGCTGGGTGTATACCATACGTGTGGATGACCCTTCTGTTATAGGTAACGAGGTAAGCCCCGCGATACGGGAAAAGGTGAACAACATGGTGCAGTCGTATGTTCCTAGCAAGACGAAAGAGGCGCCGATCAAGCTCAAGATCGTGCTCAAAGACGACATCCCTGTGGCTCAGCGGCCAAGGAGGTTGGCCCCGAGGGAGCAGATTGAGGTAGATCAGCAGATAGCTAAGTGGGTTGAAGACGGCATAGTACAGGTGAGTTATTCTGATTATGCAAGCCCTTTAGTATTAGTAAAAAAGAAAGATGGTAGTACGAGGGTGTGTGTGGACTATCGATGGCTGAACCAAAAGATTGTTAAAGACGAGTATCCTCTCCCAGTCATTGAAGACCATATTGACAGACTGGCAAATGCTAAAGTGTTTAGCACTTTAGACTTAAAGAATGGCTATTTTCATTTGCCTGTGGACGAAGAATCTGTCAAATACACTTCGTTTGTTACCATGACGGGCCAGTTCGAGTTCCTTCGAGCTCCTTTCGGGCTCTCGATCTGTCCAAAAGTGTTCACCAGATTTATCACAGCGATTTTCAGGGACCTGATTGCTAGGGGTATTATCCTTATTTTTATTGATGATATTATCATTCCTGCAGAAAATGAAGACGACGCTGTGAGCAGACTGGCAGAAGTATTGGAGGTGGCGGCTGAGTACGGGCTGGAGATAAATTGGAAGAAGTCACAACTGGTTCAAAGACAAGTTGAGTACTTGGGCCATGTTATTAAAGACGGACAG GACTAA
- the LOC134806399 gene encoding uncharacterized protein LOC134806399, whose protein sequence is MPRNPVIQVYIADGFADDCEELVHRCSRVDHLNYPTFCSHYKEMNFAMVYQHRSTNAEIGELSEELLQIAKHYMVRDTSNFEESVAGLFIVYALLNLQPFPRFAALRLVPDDLPAIARLERVARRDNRLDVLYVLANVLVRGPVQFQADARPRGMEAAYRNNLEGFCNIDAHGVRPKGVYSRQNEELDLLRDMNGIFERYSKAKAQIPGFQRRDEAGRNLAVELSDSLKRVINGITDDPEGSSVLDHHDTVQEIKKRAMRNAVSTVRHLDSAEQRQKNSTPKVGRKQDGKGAKRLKSSKKSLKIRSNSCSSSEEDEDDKDIEILAKDVMSQASFREIIKEKEPQLNIDSLPRLLTTQTDGKLYEIEIIDEMKRPSLPVLNKNDEKIEIEISDQMNSSESINSESERKLIEIEILDEVKNSNDISFEFTVNDSSVEIEVSDNTKGQIGEVIETKDKNEDKIEKPKKRGRPKKNEKSPKNEEKKTDDDIFFKQPLRVSPRLKTVLKRDQKKNILKSKFKKMGMLEVANFGEKK, encoded by the exons ATGCCGC GCAATCCAGTAATACAGGTGTACATAGCAGACGGGTTCGCAGATGACTGCGAGGAGCTCGTGCACCGCTGCTCCCGAGTGGACCACCTCAACTACCCGACGTTCTGCTCGCATTACAAGGAGATGAACTTCGCTATGGTGTATCA ACACAGATCAACAAACGCAGAGATAGGTGAACTCTCTGAGGAACTACTGCAAATAGCTAAACACTACATGGTTCGAGATACAAGCAACTTTGAG GAATCAGTCGCCGGTCTGTTCATCGTGTACGCGCTCCTGAACCTTCAGCCCTTCCCTCGCTTCGCGGCGCTCCGCCTTGTGCCG GATGACCTACCCGCCATCGCGCGTTTAGAGCGCGTGGCGCGGCGCGACAACCGCCTCGACGTGTTGTACGTGTTGGCGAACGTGCTAGTCCGGGGGCCGGTGCAGTTCCAAGCGGACGCGAGGCCGAGGGGCATGGAGGCCGCGTACAGGAACAACCTGGAAG GCTTTTGCAACATTGACGCCCACGGTGTCCGACCTAAAGGCGTATATTCGCGTCAAAACGAGGAGTTGGACCTTCTGAGAGACATGAATGGCATCTTCGAGCGCTACTCTAAGGCTAAAGCACAAATCCCAG GATTTCAGCGTCGCGATGAGGCCGGCCGTAACTTGGCGGTGGAGCTAAGCGACTCCCTCAAGAGGGTCATTAATGGTATCACAGATGATCCAg AAGGGAGCTCCGTGCTGGACCACCACGACACCGTGCAGGAGATCAAAAAGCGAGCGATGCGAAACGCTGTTTCCACTGTGAGACATCTGGACTCAGCCGAGCAGAGACAGAA AAATTCTACACCGAAAGTTGGACGCAAACAAGACGGAAAAGGTGCGAAAAGACTAAAAAGTTCAAAAAAATCACTGAAAATAAGATCAAACTCATGCAGTTCATCAGAAGAGGACGAAGATGATAAAGATATAGAAATTCTAGCAAAAGACGTTATGAGTCAAGCGAGTTTTAGAGAAATCATCAAAGAAAAGGAACCGCAGTTAAATATAGATTCTCTCCCGCGTTTACTAACTACACAAACCGATGGAAAATTATATGAAATTGAAATTATAGATGAAATGAAACGACCATCGTTacctgttttaaataaaaatgatgagaaaattgaaattgaaattagtGACCAAATGAATTCGAGTGAATCAATAAATAGTGAAAGTGAGAGAAAACTCATTGAAATTGAAATCTTAGATGAAGTTAAAAATTCAAATGATATATCGTTTGAATTTACAGTAAATGACAGTAGCGTCGAAATTGAAGTCTCTGATAATACAAAAGGACAAATTGGAGAAGTTATTGAAACGAAAGATAAAAATGAAGATAAAATAGAAAAACCCAAGAAAAGAGGCAGGCCGAAGAAAAACGAGAAAAGTCCAAAGAATGAAgagaaaaaaacggatgatgatatatttttcaaacagcCTTTAAGAGTATCCCCTAGACTTAAGACGGTGCTTAAGAGAGACCagaagaaaaatatattaaaatcaaagtttaaaaaaatgggAATGTTGGAAGTAGCTAATTTTGGAGAGAAAAAGTAG